A genomic segment from Mus musculus strain C57BL/6J chromosome 13, GRCm38.p6 C57BL/6J encodes:
- the Olfr1535 gene encoding olfactory receptor 1535 → MNRANGSIFSGFILLGFSNRPQLETALFFAMLLIYFLSFLGNSTIILLSVIDPHLHTPMYFFLSNLSFMDLCLTARTVPQTLFNFKGKDKTITYGGCVTQLFIALGLGGVECILLSVMAYDRYAAVCRPLHYMVIMHPQLCIKMVITACSQGLHKDGYNCLLTGFGNSVVQTALTMSRPLCGRNQLDHFFCEVPVMLKLTCANSFINEAELFAVSVFFLVVPLSLILVSYGYITHAVLKIKSAQGRRKAFGTCGSHLLVVIIFFGTLISMYLQPPSSYSQDMNKSMALFYTLVTALLNPLIYTLRNREVKSALRRIMGRRTDSTKS, encoded by the coding sequence ATGAACAGAGCTAATGGCAGCATCTTTTCTGGATTTattcttctgggcttctccaacaGACCTCAGCTGGAAACAGCTCTCTTCTTCGCTATGTTGCTCATCTATTTCTTGAGCTTCCTAGGCAACAGCACCATCATATTGCTGTCAGTTATAGACCCTCACCTCCACACCcccatgtatttcttcctttctaatctcTCCTTTATGGATCTTTGTTTGACAGCTCGCACTGTCCCTCAGACGCTGTTTAACTTCAAGGGGAAGGACAAGACCATCACTTATGGTGGCTGTGTGACCCAACTCTTCATTGCCCTGGGACTTGGGGGAGTAGAGTGTATACTCTTATCTGTGATGGCTTATGATCGCTATGCTGCTGTCTGCCGACCACTCCACTACATGGTAATCATGCACCCACAGCTTTGCATAAAGATGGTTATAACTGCTTGCTCACAGGGTTTGCATAAAGATGGTTATAACTGCTTGCTCACAGGGTTTGGCAATTCTGTGGTACAGACAGCATTGACCATGAGTCGTCCCCTCTGTGGCAGAAATCAACTGGACCATTTCTTCTGTGAAGTTCCAGTGATGCTGAAGCTAACCTGTGCTAACTCCTTCATTAATGAAGCTGAACTCTTTGCTGTCAGTGTCTTCTTCTTGGTGGTACCCCTCTCACTCATATTAGTGTCCTATGGCTACATTACTCATGCAGTTCTAAAGATCAAGTCAGCACAGGGAAGGCGGAAGGCCTTTGGAACCTGTGGCTCTCACCTTCTGGTAGTGATTATCTTTTTTGGCACACTCATTTCCATGTACCTCCAGCCTCCCTCCAGTTACTCACAGGACATGAACAAAAGCATGGCACTTTTTTATACTCTGGTGACTGCTCTGTTGAATCCCCTGATTTACACACTGAGGAACAGGGAAGTCAAAAGTGCATTAAGGAGAATAATGGGTAGAAGGACAGATTCGACAAAGAGTTAA
- the Olfr1364 gene encoding olfactory receptor 1364, with product MHALTINAMINQSCQEQFILLGFSDRPRLESILFVFVLIFYLVTLVGNIIIILVSYLDPCLHTPMYFFLTNLSFLDLCFTTSSIPQLLFNLGGQDKSISYIGCAVQLFMFLGLGGTECVLLAVMAYDRFTAICKPLHYSVIMHSQLCWTLVSVAWSVGLLNSLVMSPVTMKLPRCGRCQVRHFLCEMPALIKIACVDTVAVESTVFILSVIIVLVPLTLILISYSYIALAVMRIKSASGRRKAFNTCGSHLTVVSLFYGNIIYMYMQPGHKASQDQGKFLTLFYNLVTPMLNPVIYTLRNKDVKGALKRLVTTK from the coding sequence ATGCATGCACTGACCATTAATGCCATGATCAACCAGAGCTGCCAGGAACAGTTCATCCTGCTGGGCTTCTCAGACAGACCGAGGCTAGAATCCATCCTCTTTGTGTTTGTCCTCATCTTCTACCTGGTGACTTTAGTGGGCAACATCATCATTATCTTAGTTTCCTATCTGGACCCCTGTCTTcacacccccatgtacttcttcctcaccAACTTGTCCTTTCTTGACCTCTGTTTCACTACCAGTTCCATCCCTCAATTGCTCTTCAACTTAGGAGGCCAGGACAAGAGCATCAGTTACATTGGCTGTGCAGTCCAGCTGTTCATGTTTCTTGGCCTAGGAGGTactgagtgtgttttgctggctgTCATGGCTTACGACCGTTTCACTGCAATCTGCAAGCCCCTTCACTACTCGGTCATTATGCATTCTCAGCTCTGCTGGACATTGGTGTCTGTAGCCTGGAGTGTGGGACTCCTCAACTCCCTGGTCATGTCTCCTGTGACCATGAAGCTGCCTCGATGTGGCAGATGTCAGGTGAGGCACTTCCTGTGTGAGATGCCAGCTCTGATAAAAATTGCCTGTGTGGACACTGTGGCTGTGGAAagcactgttttcattttatCGGTGATAATCGTGCTGGTGCCTTTGACTCTCATCCTCATTTCTTACAGCTATATTGCTCTAGCAGTGATGAGGATCAAGTCGGCCTCAGGAAGGAGGAAGGCTTTCAACACGTGTGGGTCTCACCTCACCGTAGTCTCCTTGTTTTACGGGAATATCATCTATATGTATATGCAGCCTGGACACAaggcttcccaggaccaagggaaATTTCTTACCCTCTTCTACAACTTGGTAACCCCCATGTTAAACCCTGTCATCTATACACTGAGAAACAAGGATGTAAAGGGCGCACTGAAGAGGCTTGTGACTACGAAATAA